A region from the Aegilops tauschii subsp. strangulata cultivar AL8/78 chromosome 5, Aet v6.0, whole genome shotgun sequence genome encodes:
- the LOC141023120 gene encoding uncharacterized protein, producing MAYSESSDEDRAEVQFNRDDPSLAEGTVFSDVIECRNAQATFSIKTQSEFKVDKSEPGRLTVHCAYPRCKWSMHASLMRNSKLFQVKVNRHPHTCPSVTRRQRLRSAKCRWVADAVKNWVRENSNIYVPQLQTDLKKKYGVELLYMRVFYGKQMAIDNIYAEVEKASPGSVVHIDKNTMEFEKNGQRRSKECFRRASVSFKACWKGFLDGCRPYLAVDATALNGRYRGQLDLIGHPEGLAIRTDACKGLESAVDDVFQGVDHRECMRHLAANFSKKFKGDFFDENLWPFSLTYSSKKHNYHLRQLYSKPDVKEYLDEHHTKIWARALFNEFCKLDYVNNNLAESFNSKIRKWKGLHIVDLFDKIRQYLMEKFDPGQSIAAATYVGHIIVPKVMKMLLLKSKGLDMNIVKRSTFQAEVTAIDKEKREWRYPVDLQAMTSQTSWQTRKTRIRAQSEGICLGGRRKKCSRCGRLGHRGTHCKEPIDPAFGEDEHWGADNAGTEAPESAQATAQNEALEEGT from the exons ATGGCTTATTCTGAGAGTTCTGATGAGGATAGGGCAGAAGTGCAATTTAACAGAGATGACCCTTCTCTGGCAGAAGGAACTGTATTCTCTGATGTGATAGAATgcagaaatgcacaagcaacttTCTCAATCAAGACACAAAGTGAGTTCAAAGTTGACAAAAGTGAGCCAGGTAGATTGACAGTTCACTGTGCATATCCAAGGTGTAAGTGGAGCATGCATGCCTCCTTAATGAGAAATAGCAAATTATTTCAG GTGAAAGTTAACAGGCATCCTCACACATGCCCTAGTGTGACAAGAAGGCAAAGGTTGAGGTCAGCAAAATGCAGATGGGTTGCAGATGCAGTTAAGAACTGGGtcagagaaaattcaaatatttaTGTGCCACAGCTTCAAACCGATCTGAAGAAAAAGTATGGGGTTGAACTGCTATACATGAGAGTTTTCTATGGTAAGCAAATGGCCATTGACAACATATATG CTGAGGTTGAGAAGGCATCACCTGGTAGTGTAGTCCACATTGATAAGAACACAATGGAGTTTGAAAAAAATGGTCAGAGAAGGTCCAAGGAGTGTTTTAGGAGAGCCTCTGTGTCATTTAAGGCCTGCTGGAAAGGGTTTCTAGATGGGTGTAGGCCATATCTGGCAGTAGATGCCACTGCTCTGAATGGGAGGTATAGAGGACAACTT GACCTCATAGGGCACCCAGAAGGGCTTGCCATACGCACTGATGCATGTAAAGGACTTGAATCAGCTGTCGATGATGTGTTCCAAGGAGTAGATCATAGGGAGTGCATGAGGCACCTTGCTGCTAACTTCTCCAAGAAGTTTAAGGGGGATTTTTTTGATGAGAACTTGTGGCCCTTTTCCCTAACTTATAGCAGTAAAAAGCATAACTACCATCTGAGGCAGTTGTATAGCAAGCCTGATGTGAAAGAGTAtttagatgagcatcacaccaagATATGGGCCAGGGCACTTTTCAATGAGTTCTGCAAGTTAGATTATGTGAACAATAACCTTGCAGAGTCATTTAATTCCAAGATAAGAAAATGGAAAGGATTGCACATTGTAGACCTGTTTGACAAGATCAGGCAATATTTGATGGAGAAATTTGACCCGGGGCAGAGCATTGCTGCTGCTACTTATGTAGGGCACATCATAGTCCCTAAAGTGATGAAAATGCTGCTGCTAAAGTCCAAGGGATTGGACATGAATATTGTGAAGAGAAGTACATTTCAGGCAGAGGTAACTGCAATTGACAAAGAGAAGAGGGAGTGGAGGTATCCTGTGGATCTGCAAGCAATGACAT CACAGACCTCCTGGCAGACAAGGAAGACTAGGATAAGGGCACAGTCTGAAGGAATATGCCTAGGAGGCAGGAGAAAGAAGTGCTCTCGTTGTGGAAGACTAGGACACCGTGGGACCCACTGCAAAGAGCCCATTGATCCTGCTTTTGGAGAAGATGAGCATTGGGGTGCTGATAATGCTGGAACAGAAGCTCCAGAATCTGCTCAAGCAACTGCCCAAAATGAAGCTCTAGAAGAAGGAACATAA